In Onychostoma macrolepis isolate SWU-2019 chromosome 14, ASM1243209v1, whole genome shotgun sequence, a single window of DNA contains:
- the mtnr1al gene encoding melatonin receptor type 1A-like, whose amino-acid sequence MVEGTDAPLRNISTGNRDSKYLSFPWVVTLLSSVLITTIIVDVLGNLLVIVSVFRNRKLRKAGNAFVVSLAVADLVVAIYPYPLVLTAIFHDSWIAGDIHCQISGFLMGLSVIGSIFNITGIAINRYCYICHSLKYDKLFSNKNTVCYVILVWVLTILAIVPNWFVESLQYDPRVYSCTFAQSVSSLYTITVVVVHFILPIGIVTYCYLRIWILVIQVRRRVKPDSRPKIKPHDFRNFLTMFVVFVLFAVCWAPLNFIGLAVAIHPRLGQAIPEWLFTASYFMAYFNSCLNGVIYGVLNHNFRKEYKRIILAIFKFNC is encoded by the exons ATGGTGGAGGGAACAGACGCCCCTTTGAGGAACATTTCGACAGGAAATCGGGACAGCAAGTACCTCTCTTTCCCCTGGGTGGTGACTTTACTCTCCAGTGTTCTCATCACTACAATTATAGTAGATGTTCTGGGCAACCTGTTGGTCATTGTATCGGTCTTCAGAAACAGAAAGCTCAGGAAGGCAG GTAATGCCTTTGTGGTGAGTTTGGCAGTAGCGGATCTGGTCGTGGCCATCTACCCCTACCCGCTCGTCCTGACCGCCATCTTCCATGACAGCTGGATCGCTGGTGATATTCACTGTCAAATCAGCGGCTTCCTCATGGGGCTCAGTGTGATCGGCTCTATTTTCAACATCACAGGCATCGCCATCAACCGCTACTGTTACATCTGCCACAGCCTTAAGTACGACAAGCTCTTCTCCAACAAGAACACAGTATGCTATGTCATACTAGTCTGGGTGCTGACTATCCTGGCCATCGTCCCAAACTGGTTTGTAGAGTCTCTGCAGTACGACCCGCGTGTCTACTCTTGCACCTTCGCCCAATCTGTGAGCTCGCTCTACACCATCACGGTGGTGGTGGTGCACTTCATTCTGCCCATCGGCATCGTCACGTACTGCTACCTGCGCATCTGGATCCTCGTCATACAGGTGCGCAGACGGGTCAAGCCCGACAGTCGGCCCAAGATCAAGCCTCATGACTTCCGGAACTTTCTCACCATGTTTGTGGTGTTTGTGTTGTTCGCCGTTTGCTGGGCTCCGCTGAACTTCATAGGCCTGGCGGTGGCGATCCACCCCAGACTGGGTCAAGCCATACCCGAGTGGCTCTTCACAGCCAGCTACTTCATGGCGTACTTCAACAGCTGCCTCAATGGCGTTATATATGGAGTGCTAAACCACAACTTTCGAAAAGAGTATAAAAGGATTATACTTGCTATTTTCAAGTTTAATTGTTGA